The Tamandua tetradactyla isolate mTamTet1 chromosome 23, mTamTet1.pri, whole genome shotgun sequence genome includes a window with the following:
- the DEXI gene encoding dexamethasone-induced protein isoform X2 encodes MPGARVAAHLDALGPLAPYVPPPLLPSMFYVGLFFVNVLILYYAFLMEYIVLNVGLVFLPEDMDQALVDLGVLSDPGSGLYDADSELDVFDGLTRKH; translated from the exons ATGCCCGGCGCCCGGGTCGCGGCCCACCTGGACGCGCTGGGCCCCCTGGCCCCCTACGTGCCGCCGCCGCTGCTGCCCTCTATGTTCTACGTGGGTCTGTTCTTCGTCAACGTGCTGATCCTGTATTACGCCTTCCTCATGGAGTACATCGTCCTCAACGTGGGCCTCGTCTTCCTGCCCGAGGACATGGACCAGGCTCTCGTGGACCTCGGCGTGCTCTCCGATCCCGGCTCGGGCCTCTACGACGCCGACTCGGAGCTTGACGTCTTCGATGG GCTAACCAGGAAGCACTGA
- the DEXI gene encoding dexamethasone-induced protein isoform X3: MPGARVAAHLDALGPLAPYVPPPLLPSMFYVGLFFVNVLILYYAFLMEYIVLNVGLVFLPEDMDQALVDLGVLSDPGSGLYDADSELDVFDGYLE; encoded by the coding sequence ATGCCCGGCGCCCGGGTCGCGGCCCACCTGGACGCGCTGGGCCCCCTGGCCCCCTACGTGCCGCCGCCGCTGCTGCCCTCTATGTTCTACGTGGGTCTGTTCTTCGTCAACGTGCTGATCCTGTATTACGCCTTCCTCATGGAGTACATCGTCCTCAACGTGGGCCTCGTCTTCCTGCCCGAGGACATGGACCAGGCTCTCGTGGACCTCGGCGTGCTCTCCGATCCCGGCTCGGGCCTCTACGACGCCGACTCGGAGCTTGACGTCTTCGATGGGTACTTGGAGTAG